One stretch of Cyanobium sp. Tous-M-B4 DNA includes these proteins:
- a CDS encoding ABC transporter ATP-binding protein codes for MERLESVIELQQLCKRYGGKKAATAVVALDNLSLQVPAGSLYGLLGPNGAGKTTALRILCTLLAPDSGSVRVGSVDALAEPRAVRRLLGYVAQEVAIDKILTGRELLQLQGDLYHLAPAARNRRMDELIELLGMAEWIDRRCGSYSGGMRRRLDLAAGLLHSPQVLVLDEPTVGLDIESRAAIWSVLRQLRDGGTTVLLSSHYLEEVDALADHLAIIEAGKVIAEGAPAVLKAALGGDRVTLRVREFSDADEAERVRSLLNECAGVRQVVVNRAQGYSLNLVIEHDGVVEQLRRQLAAADLPVFALAQSRPSLDDVYLQATGRTLMDAELAVAGSRDPKAERKASM; via the coding sequence TTGGAGCGGCTTGAGTCGGTGATCGAACTGCAGCAGCTCTGCAAGCGCTACGGGGGCAAAAAGGCGGCAACTGCCGTCGTTGCCCTCGACAACCTTTCCCTGCAAGTGCCGGCCGGCAGCCTCTATGGCCTGCTTGGTCCTAACGGTGCCGGTAAGACGACCGCCTTGCGCATCCTTTGCACCCTGCTGGCCCCTGACAGCGGCAGCGTTCGGGTAGGCAGCGTTGATGCCCTGGCCGAGCCCCGGGCGGTGCGTCGCTTGTTGGGCTACGTGGCCCAGGAGGTGGCAATCGACAAGATCCTCACCGGCCGCGAACTGCTGCAGCTGCAGGGTGATCTCTATCACCTGGCCCCAGCTGCCCGGAACCGGCGCATGGACGAGCTGATCGAGCTGCTCGGCATGGCCGAGTGGATTGATCGGCGGTGCGGTAGCTACTCGGGCGGGATGCGGCGCCGGCTCGATCTGGCCGCTGGCCTGTTGCACAGCCCCCAGGTGTTGGTGCTCGATGAGCCCACCGTCGGCCTTGATATCGAGAGTCGCGCGGCGATCTGGTCTGTGTTGCGCCAGCTACGCGATGGCGGCACAACTGTCCTGCTTAGCAGCCACTACTTAGAGGAGGTTGATGCCCTGGCTGACCATCTGGCTATCATCGAGGCTGGCAAGGTCATCGCCGAAGGCGCTCCTGCTGTGCTCAAGGCCGCCTTGGGTGGCGATCGAGTGACCTTGAGGGTGCGCGAATTCAGTGATGCCGACGAGGCTGAGCGGGTGCGCAGCTTGCTGAACGAATGCGCCGGGGTACGCCAGGTGGTGGTGAACCGGGCCCAGGGCTACTCCCTGAATCTGGTGATTGAGCACGACGGCGTTGTCGAGCAGCTGCGCCGCCAATTGGCGGCAGCCGACCTGCCGGTTTTCGCCCTCGCCCAGAGCCGCCCCAGCCTCGATGATGTCTATCTCCAGGCCACCGGCCGCACCCTGATGGACGCGGAGCTGGCGGTGGCCGGCAGCCGTGATCCCAAGGCTGAACGCAAAGCGAGCATGTGA
- a CDS encoding lipopolysaccharide heptosyltransferase family protein → MRALFLIPGGSSQQLQSFAAVAAVADQLHADVQVVCPLAAVPLWSLHPAVERAMPFTYEQATLADWANLMGSVREPDFQVSLNLAPSRQMDLMLSMSHIPTRVASGGFSATERITPIEGGWANQAFEAFLRPIGVRLEADSFRLPIAPADLEAASAALPSGDGPALLLAPSGAGGDWPAQQWQDLPAKIRCKLPNLRTVPALAGTGAGDMRKRAAQIASADVVLASDPVASELALLLGLPLVALGRDPASLPSRAGVQGLGSAANLSQLGDAEVLAALGLG, encoded by the coding sequence ATGCGCGCCCTGTTTCTGATTCCGGGCGGCAGCAGCCAGCAGCTGCAGAGTTTTGCCGCCGTTGCCGCCGTTGCCGACCAACTCCATGCCGACGTCCAGGTGGTGTGTCCGTTAGCGGCTGTGCCCCTTTGGTCCCTGCATCCCGCCGTGGAACGGGCCATGCCCTTCACCTACGAGCAGGCAACCCTGGCCGATTGGGCCAACTTGATGGGTTCGGTGCGGGAGCCTGATTTTCAGGTGAGCCTCAACCTGGCCCCCAGCCGCCAGATGGATCTGATGCTGTCGATGAGCCACATCCCCACCAGGGTTGCCAGCGGTGGCTTCTCCGCCACCGAGCGGATCACCCCCATCGAGGGCGGCTGGGCCAACCAAGCCTTTGAAGCCTTCCTACGGCCCATAGGGGTGCGGCTCGAGGCTGATTCTTTCCGGTTGCCAATCGCCCCTGCCGACCTGGAGGCCGCCAGCGCGGCCCTACCTAGTGGCGATGGACCGGCCCTGCTGCTGGCCCCCTCCGGTGCTGGTGGCGACTGGCCAGCCCAGCAATGGCAAGACCTACCCGCCAAGATCCGCTGCAAGCTGCCCAACCTGCGGACCGTGCCAGCACTAGCTGGCACTGGGGCTGGAGATATGCGTAAGCGCGCCGCCCAGATCGCCAGTGCCGATGTGGTGCTAGCCAGCGACCCCGTAGCCAGCGAATTAGCCCTGCTGCTTGGCCTGCCGCTGGTGGCCCTGGGCCGGGATCCCGCCAGTCTGCCCAGCCGTGCTGGGGTGCAGGGCCTCGGCAGCGCCGCCAACCTCAGCCAACTTGGCGACGCCGAGGTGCTCGCCGCCCTGGGACTGGGATAA
- a CDS encoding N-acetylmannosamine-6-phosphate 2-epimerase has product MKPYGLIVSVQAPEGSPMRDPDVIAAMADASLRNGASGVRLESPEHIGAVRQRCPTALIVGLWKRSYPDSSVYITPGWEEIRAVWAAGADVVAIDATERHRPGGENLEGLIARAQRELGAALMADVDSVANGLRAAELGCTWVGTTLYGYTESTSGQRPPAWDLLPLLRQQLPAEVSLICEGGISSPQQARQALDLGADAVVVGTAITGVDLQVAAYVRDVLGG; this is encoded by the coding sequence GTGAAACCCTACGGTCTGATTGTGTCGGTGCAGGCCCCCGAGGGCTCACCAATGCGCGATCCCGATGTGATCGCCGCCATGGCAGATGCCAGTTTGCGCAATGGCGCCTCTGGGGTGCGTCTGGAAAGTCCAGAGCACATCGGCGCTGTTCGTCAGCGCTGCCCAACCGCCCTGATCGTGGGCCTATGGAAGCGCAGCTATCCAGACAGCTCGGTGTACATCACCCCGGGGTGGGAGGAGATTCGTGCGGTTTGGGCTGCTGGTGCCGATGTGGTGGCGATTGATGCCACCGAGCGCCATCGCCCCGGGGGTGAAAATTTGGAGGGTCTGATCGCCCGCGCCCAGCGCGAGCTTGGTGCTGCGCTGATGGCAGATGTGGACAGCGTTGCCAATGGCCTGCGTGCCGCCGAGTTGGGTTGCACCTGGGTCGGCACCACCCTTTATGGCTACACGGAATCAACCTCAGGCCAGAGGCCACCAGCCTGGGATCTATTGCCCCTGCTGCGGCAGCAATTACCCGCCGAGGTGAGCCTGATCTGCGAGGGTGGCATATCAAGCCCCCAGCAGGCCCGCCAAGCTCTCGACCTCGGCGCTGATGCCGTGGTTGTGGGCACGGCAATCACCGGGGTCGATTTGCAGGTTGCTGCCTATGTACGGGATGTACTGGGCGGCTGA
- a CDS encoding LD-carboxypeptidase, translating to MSQVTPQPSPLRPGDRVQLVAASSALLGDDALARLETGIAVLESWGLEVERTPLHGRQWGYLAGQDQQRRGDLEAAARRGAELLACVRGGWGAARLLEAPLALPARWLLGFSDVTSLLWAQVAQGQGGAIHGPLLTTLAAEPAWSKERLRSLLFGEPLGDLQGESWCGGSAAGPLLAANLTVATHLLGTPYMPDLRGTILVLEDVGEAPYRIERMLTHWRLGGGLQQLAGIGLGQFTDCDDSTAEADRFSLEQVLRERTSDLGIPVVSNLPVGHVAGNAALPLGAWAELDGSSGQLRISSAKQGPPLPR from the coding sequence ATGAGCCAGGTCACACCTCAGCCCTCACCGCTGCGGCCAGGGGATCGGGTTCAGCTGGTGGCGGCAAGCTCAGCCCTGCTGGGCGACGACGCCTTGGCGCGCCTGGAGACGGGCATTGCCGTGCTCGAGAGCTGGGGGCTGGAGGTGGAGCGCACGCCGCTGCACGGGCGCCAGTGGGGCTATCTGGCCGGTCAAGACCAACAGCGCCGCGGCGACCTGGAAGCGGCCGCCAGGCGGGGCGCCGAACTGCTGGCCTGTGTGCGGGGTGGCTGGGGTGCGGCCCGGTTGCTAGAAGCCCCCCTGGCCCTGCCAGCTCGCTGGCTGCTTGGTTTCTCCGACGTCACCTCCCTGCTCTGGGCCCAAGTAGCCCAGGGGCAGGGAGGAGCCATCCACGGGCCGCTGCTCACCACCCTGGCCGCCGAACCCGCCTGGAGCAAGGAGCGGCTGCGGTCCCTGTTGTTTGGCGAACCCCTGGGCGACCTTCAGGGCGAGAGCTGGTGTGGTGGCAGCGCCGCAGGCCCCCTGCTGGCAGCCAACCTCACCGTGGCCACCCACCTGCTGGGTACGCCGTATATGCCGGATCTGCGCGGCACCATCTTGGTGCTCGAAGACGTGGGCGAAGCGCCTTACCGAATCGAGCGCATGCTCACCCACTGGCGGCTAGGCGGTGGGCTGCAGCAGCTGGCCGGTATCGGCCTGGGTCAGTTCACTGACTGCGATGACAGCACGGCCGAGGCAGATCGGTTCAGCCTCGAGCAGGTGCTACGCGAGCGCACGAGCGATCTCGGCATCCCGGTGGTGAGCAACTTGCCCGTGGGTCATGTGGCCGGCAATGCGGCCCTACCCCTAGGTGCCTGGGCCGAGCTCGATGGCAGCAGCGGCCAGCTGCGGATCAGCAGCGCGAAGCAAGGACCGCCGCTGCCACGGTGA
- the groL gene encoding chaperonin GroEL (60 kDa chaperone family; promotes refolding of misfolded polypeptides especially under stressful conditions; forms two stacked rings of heptamers to form a barrel-shaped 14mer; ends can be capped by GroES; misfolded proteins enter the barrel where they are refolded when GroES binds), whose product MAKLISFSDASRGALERGVNALANAVKVTIGPRGRNVVLEKKFGAPEIVNDGVTIAREIELEDPFENVGAKLMQQVASKTKDTAGDGTTTATLLAQALVREGLRNVAAGASPVGLRRGMEKATAQIVAGIAERAQPVAGEAIRQVAEVSSGNDEEIGRMIAEAMGKVSADGVITVEESTSLATELEITEGMAFDRGYSSPYFVTDQERRECVFENALILITDRKISTITDLVPVLEAVSKGGRPLLILAEEVEGEALATLVVNKNRGVLQVAAVRAPGFGDRRKAMLGDIAVLTGATVVSEDQAMTLDKTGLAELGQARRITITKDSTTIVASGEHQAAVADRVASIKRELDNTESDYDREKLQERIAKLAGGVAVIKVGAPTETELKNRKLRIEDALNATRAAVEEGIIAGGGCTLLELAEGLSSLAASCQGDERTGVEIVKRALAEPVRQIAHNSGADGAVVAAEILRLGKGYNALTGVYEDLLAAGILDAAKVVRLALQDAVSIASMLITTEVVIADKPEPEAAPGGDMGGMGGMGGMGMPGMM is encoded by the coding sequence ATGGCCAAGCTGATCAGCTTTTCGGATGCCTCCCGTGGCGCCCTTGAGCGGGGTGTAAACGCTCTGGCCAACGCGGTGAAGGTCACCATCGGCCCCCGCGGCCGCAACGTGGTGCTCGAAAAGAAATTCGGCGCGCCCGAGATCGTTAATGACGGCGTCACCATCGCCAGGGAGATCGAACTCGAAGATCCCTTCGAAAACGTTGGCGCCAAGCTGATGCAGCAGGTAGCCAGCAAGACCAAGGACACCGCCGGCGACGGCACCACCACTGCCACCCTGCTGGCCCAGGCGCTGGTCCGCGAAGGTCTCAGAAACGTGGCTGCCGGCGCCAGCCCGGTCGGGTTACGCCGCGGCATGGAAAAGGCCACAGCCCAGATCGTGGCGGGCATCGCCGAGAGGGCCCAGCCCGTCGCCGGTGAAGCGATTCGCCAGGTAGCCGAGGTGAGCTCCGGCAACGACGAAGAGATCGGCCGGATGATCGCCGAAGCCATGGGCAAGGTGAGCGCTGACGGCGTCATCACCGTTGAGGAATCCACCTCCTTAGCCACCGAACTGGAGATCACCGAGGGCATGGCCTTCGACCGTGGCTACAGCTCCCCCTACTTCGTCACCGACCAGGAGAGGCGCGAATGCGTCTTTGAAAATGCCCTGATCCTGATCACCGACCGCAAAATCAGCACCATCACTGACCTGGTGCCCGTGCTGGAGGCGGTTTCCAAGGGCGGCAGGCCCCTACTGATCCTGGCGGAAGAAGTGGAGGGCGAAGCTCTCGCCACGCTGGTGGTGAACAAAAACCGGGGCGTATTGCAGGTTGCAGCAGTGCGGGCCCCTGGCTTCGGGGATCGCCGCAAGGCCATGCTTGGCGACATCGCCGTACTCACCGGCGCCACGGTCGTGAGCGAAGACCAGGCCATGACCCTGGACAAGACCGGCCTAGCCGAGCTCGGTCAGGCCCGCCGCATCACCATCACCAAGGACAGCACCACGATCGTGGCCAGCGGTGAGCACCAGGCAGCGGTAGCTGATCGGGTGGCCTCAATCAAGCGCGAGCTCGACAACACCGAGTCCGATTACGACCGCGAAAAACTGCAAGAGCGGATCGCCAAACTGGCCGGAGGGGTTGCCGTGATCAAGGTGGGTGCTCCCACCGAAACCGAGCTCAAGAACCGCAAACTGCGCATCGAAGACGCCCTCAACGCCACCCGCGCTGCGGTGGAGGAGGGAATCATTGCTGGTGGCGGCTGCACCCTGTTGGAGCTGGCCGAAGGGCTGAGTAGCCTGGCGGCTAGCTGCCAGGGCGACGAGCGCACCGGCGTCGAGATCGTCAAACGGGCCCTAGCCGAGCCCGTGCGCCAGATCGCCCACAACTCCGGTGCCGATGGCGCCGTGGTGGCAGCTGAGATCCTGCGGCTGGGCAAGGGCTACAACGCCCTCACCGGCGTCTACGAAGACCTGCTGGCAGCTGGCATTCTCGATGCGGCCAAGGTGGTGCGCCTAGCCCTTCAAGATGCGGTCTCTATCGCCTCGATGCTGATCACCACCGAGGTTGTGATCGCCGATAAGCCCGAACCCGAAGCAGCCCCCGGCGGTGACATGGGAGGAATGGGCGGAATGGGTGGCATGGGCATGCCCGGGATGATGTGA
- the ispD gene encoding 2-C-methyl-D-erythritol 4-phosphate cytidylyltransferase: MHLLIAAAGSGRRMGATGNKLLLPVAGRSVLAWTLDAALACPAISWIGIVGQPVDAAAIAAIVAEAHPDLPVQWIEGGDTRQESVSRGLAALPAAAVGVLIHDGARCLVEPELLARCAAAVQQGAAVIAATPVTDTIKQVDGAGTITATPDRSWLWAAQTPQGFPVQQLRAAHATATEQGWSVTDDAALFERLGLAVQVLEAPASNIKLTTPFDLTVAAAVLASRC, from the coding sequence GTGCATTTGCTGATCGCCGCAGCCGGCAGCGGCCGCCGCATGGGGGCCACTGGCAACAAGCTGCTGTTGCCAGTGGCGGGGCGGTCGGTGCTGGCCTGGACCCTCGATGCGGCCCTCGCCTGCCCCGCCATTAGCTGGATCGGCATCGTGGGCCAGCCCGTTGATGCAGCCGCGATCGCGGCGATCGTGGCCGAAGCTCACCCTGACCTGCCGGTGCAGTGGATTGAGGGTGGTGACACCCGTCAGGAGTCGGTGAGCCGGGGGCTGGCGGCCCTGCCGGCAGCTGCTGTTGGGGTCCTGATCCACGACGGGGCTCGCTGTCTTGTTGAGCCGGAGCTGCTGGCCCGCTGTGCCGCTGCGGTGCAGCAAGGCGCAGCTGTGATCGCCGCCACCCCCGTAACAGACACGATCAAGCAGGTGGATGGAGCTGGCACCATCACGGCCACCCCAGATCGCAGCTGGTTGTGGGCAGCCCAAACTCCTCAGGGTTTTCCGGTGCAGCAGCTGCGGGCTGCCCATGCAACCGCCACCGAGCAGGGCTGGAGCGTCACCGACGATGCGGCCCTGTTTGAGCGGCTGGGTTTGGCGGTGCAGGTGTTGGAGGCGCCTGCCTCCAACATCAAGCTCACCACCCCCTTCGATCTCACCGTGGCAGCGGCGGTCCTTGCTTCGCGCTGCTGA
- a CDS encoding 4-hydroxybenzoate polyprenyltransferase, giving the protein MANSTRGTRLGVWLELVRWHKPSGRLILLIPAGWSLWLTPNAPPAALLVGLIVLGGLAVSAAGCIANDLWDRRIDPLVERTRSRPLADGRVGVGEAIGLLLLSLVVALAVLLVLMWGLPAASRNLCLLLAIAALPPVLLYPSAKRWFGYPQLVLALCWGFAVLIPWAATTGSLAGGWPLALVWLATLLWTFGFDTVYAMADRDDDRAIGVRSSALSLGSRAPLAVAISYGLAALALGLAAGLQGCGWISWPLGLLAAAGMQREAALLRHPNLPRSAYGRHFSRQVQLGGLLLLALVLGQLP; this is encoded by the coding sequence ATGGCCAACTCGACGCGCGGCACCCGTCTGGGGGTCTGGCTGGAGCTGGTGCGCTGGCACAAGCCCAGTGGCCGCCTGATCCTGCTGATTCCAGCTGGCTGGAGCCTCTGGCTCACCCCAAACGCCCCACCGGCGGCGCTGTTAGTGGGATTAATCGTGCTGGGAGGACTGGCGGTGAGCGCGGCCGGCTGCATCGCCAACGATCTCTGGGACCGCCGCATTGACCCCTTAGTGGAGCGCACCCGCAGCCGTCCCCTAGCCGATGGCCGCGTTGGCGTTGGCGAGGCGATAGGCCTGCTGCTGCTCAGCCTGGTTGTCGCCTTGGCAGTGCTGCTGGTGCTGATGTGGGGGTTGCCCGCCGCCAGTCGCAACCTCTGCCTGCTGCTAGCAATCGCGGCCCTGCCACCGGTGCTGCTCTACCCCTCGGCTAAACGCTGGTTTGGTTACCCCCAACTGGTGCTGGCCCTCTGCTGGGGCTTTGCGGTGCTGATCCCCTGGGCCGCTACCACCGGCTCCCTGGCCGGCGGCTGGCCCCTGGCCCTGGTGTGGCTGGCCACCTTGCTTTGGACCTTCGGCTTCGACACGGTGTACGCCATGGCCGACCGGGATGACGACCGGGCCATCGGCGTGCGCAGCAGTGCCCTCAGCCTGGGCAGCCGGGCCCCCCTGGCGGTGGCGATCAGCTACGGCCTGGCCGCCCTGGCCCTGGGGCTAGCCGCCGGTCTGCAGGGCTGCGGCTGGATCAGCTGGCCGTTGGGTCTGCTGGCAGCAGCTGGCATGCAGCGCGAAGCCGCCCTGCTGCGCCACCCCAATCTGCCCCGCTCCGCCTACGGCCGCCACTTCAGCCGCCAGGTGCAGCTGGGAGGGCTGCTGCTGCTTGCCCTAGTGCTGGGGCAACTGCCATGA
- a CDS encoding Ppx/GppA phosphatase family protein: MVQAPNLQQAGRRRVAAIDIGTNSIHLLVAEVDPELSSFSVVLAEKATTRLGERDPHSGDLSAEAIERAFRTLRHDRDLALSHGVDQIVTAATSAVREAPNGRDFLVALQEQLGLEVDLVSGPEEARLIYLGVLSGMAFGDQPHLIIDIGGGSTELVLADGRDGRSFSSTRIGAVRLQREFCQQDPLPVERRSFLQAYIQGALDPAVAEVKAALRRGEQPLMVGTSGTAMALAALAAAEDPKPPLKLQGYRLSRERIDQLTARLLAMTPEQRRALPAINDRRAEIIVPGALILQTAMAMLGVRELVVCDRALREGLIVDWMLRNGLLGDRFAFQSTIRQRTVLHLAQRFGVDRARADRVASHALSLYDQSRGLLHHDEGPGRELLWAAAQLHTCGKSINISAYHKHSWYLIRHGELLGYSESEHLMVAAIGRYHRRSLPKKRHESWQLIEDRDQRRTVTAMALLLRLAAALDRRPAAVIATLQVTSRQNAVCVDLEPLAAAPGEPAPDLSLERWSLRSCAEVVQESCGLGLRVPEP, encoded by the coding sequence ATGGTTCAGGCCCCCAACCTTCAGCAGGCCGGTCGCCGCCGGGTGGCTGCGATCGACATCGGCACCAACTCGATTCACCTGCTGGTGGCAGAGGTGGATCCGGAGCTGAGCAGTTTCAGTGTGGTGCTGGCTGAGAAGGCCACCACCCGGCTCGGTGAAAGGGATCCCCATAGCGGTGACCTCAGTGCCGAGGCGATCGAGCGGGCTTTCCGCACCCTGCGCCACGATCGTGATCTGGCCCTTAGTCATGGGGTGGATCAGATCGTCACGGCTGCCACCAGCGCCGTGCGGGAGGCCCCCAACGGCCGGGATTTTTTGGTGGCGCTGCAGGAGCAACTGGGCCTGGAGGTGGATCTGGTTAGCGGGCCCGAGGAGGCGCGACTGATCTATTTGGGTGTGCTTTCGGGCATGGCTTTCGGCGACCAGCCCCACTTGATTATTGATATCGGTGGCGGCTCCACCGAATTGGTGCTGGCCGATGGCCGCGACGGCCGCTCCTTCAGCAGCACCCGCATCGGAGCGGTGCGCCTGCAGCGGGAGTTTTGTCAGCAGGACCCCCTCCCGGTCGAACGTCGCTCCTTCCTGCAGGCATATATCCAGGGGGCCCTCGACCCTGCCGTAGCTGAGGTGAAGGCGGCGCTGCGGCGGGGCGAACAGCCGCTGATGGTTGGCACCAGCGGCACGGCCATGGCCCTAGCGGCCCTGGCTGCTGCTGAAGATCCCAAGCCGCCGCTGAAGCTGCAGGGCTACCGGCTCAGCCGCGAGCGCATCGACCAGCTCACCGCCAGGCTCCTGGCTATGACGCCGGAGCAGCGCCGCGCCTTGCCCGCCATCAATGACCGTCGGGCCGAGATCATCGTGCCAGGCGCCCTGATTTTGCAGACGGCGATGGCGATGCTCGGCGTGCGGGAGCTGGTGGTTTGTGATCGGGCCCTGCGGGAGGGCCTGATCGTGGACTGGATGCTGCGCAACGGCCTGCTGGGAGATCGCTTCGCCTTCCAGAGCACTATTCGCCAGCGCACCGTGCTGCACCTGGCCCAGCGCTTTGGTGTTGATCGAGCCCGGGCCGATCGGGTGGCTTCCCACGCCCTCAGCCTCTACGACCAGTCGCGGGGGCTACTGCACCACGACGAGGGGCCGGGCCGGGAGCTGCTTTGGGCCGCCGCCCAGTTGCATACCTGTGGCAAGAGCATCAATATCTCCGCTTATCACAAGCACAGCTGGTATTTGATCCGCCACGGGGAGCTGCTGGGCTACTCCGAATCCGAGCACCTGATGGTGGCAGCGATTGGCCGCTATCACCGCCGCAGCCTGCCGAAGAAGCGCCATGAGTCGTGGCAGCTGATCGAAGACCGCGACCAGCGCCGCACCGTTACGGCGATGGCCTTGCTGTTGAGGTTGGCGGCGGCCCTAGATCGCCGGCCCGCTGCGGTGATTGCGACCCTGCAGGTGACATCAAGGCAAAATGCGGTTTGCGTTGATCTGGAGCCCCTGGCGGCCGCCCCTGGTGAGCCAGCTCCGGATCTCAGCTTGGAGCGCTGGAGCCTGCGATCCTGCGCCGAAGTGGTGCAGGAATCCTGCGGCCTTGGTCTCAGGGTGCCGGAGCCCTGA
- a CDS encoding ABC transporter permease, which produces MTTTLPGPQPEASALAEISQETLALTRRLFVQLQRRPSTLVAGVLQPLIWLVLFGALFAKAPAGLLPGGISYGRFLGAGVIVFTAFSAALNAGLPLMFDREFGFLNRLLVAPLRSRSSIVFASVLYITTLSLVQSLAIMGTAALLGYGWPGAAGLLLVLVTLLLLVFAVTALSLGLAFALPGHIELIAVIFVANLPLLFASTALAPLSFMPAWLGWLAALNPLTFAIEPIRAAYAGQVSLTAVVLEAPYGQLSSATCLGVLALLAAGLFLLIRPLLDRKLT; this is translated from the coding sequence ATGACCACAACCCTTCCAGGCCCCCAACCCGAGGCATCCGCCTTGGCCGAGATCAGTCAAGAAACCCTGGCCCTCACGCGTCGTTTGTTCGTACAGCTGCAGCGCCGGCCTTCCACCTTGGTGGCGGGGGTGCTGCAGCCCCTGATCTGGCTGGTGTTGTTTGGCGCCCTGTTTGCCAAGGCTCCGGCGGGCCTGCTGCCTGGCGGCATCAGCTACGGCCGCTTCCTTGGCGCAGGTGTGATCGTGTTCACGGCCTTCAGTGCGGCCCTTAACGCCGGCCTGCCGTTGATGTTTGACCGCGAATTCGGCTTCCTCAACCGGTTGCTAGTGGCGCCACTGCGCTCGCGCAGCTCGATCGTGTTCGCCTCGGTGCTCTACATCACCACTCTGAGCTTGGTGCAGAGCCTGGCGATCATGGGCACTGCCGCTTTGCTGGGTTACGGCTGGCCTGGTGCAGCTGGGCTGCTGCTGGTATTAGTCACCTTGCTGCTGTTGGTATTTGCAGTAACAGCCTTGAGTTTGGGGCTTGCTTTTGCGCTGCCAGGCCACATTGAGCTGATTGCGGTGATCTTTGTGGCCAACCTGCCACTGCTGTTTGCCAGCACCGCTTTGGCTCCGTTGTCGTTCATGCCGGCCTGGCTGGGCTGGCTAGCGGCCCTTAATCCCCTTACCTTCGCGATAGAACCGATTCGTGCCGCCTATGCGGGACAGGTCTCTCTCACCGCAGTGGTGCTGGAGGCCCCCTACGGCCAGCTCAGCAGCGCCACCTGCCTAGGGGTGCTCGCCTTGCTGGCCGCCGGGTTGTTCCTGCTGATTCGGCCGCTTTTGGATCGCAAGCTCACCTAG
- the fabG gene encoding 3-oxoacyl-[acyl-carrier-protein] reductase, protein MSSPAPLAGQVALVTGASRGIGRAIALDLAAAGAQVVVNYASSPDAAEAVVAEITAAGGEAWSHRADVADEEQVDAMVKAVLDKGGRLDVLVNNAGITRDGLLMRMKTADWQSVINLNLTGVFLCTRAVSRAMLKARSGRIINITSVVALMGNPGQANYSAAKAGVIGLTRSNAAEFAARGVTVNAVAPGFIESDMTAELDKEPILAAIPLGRMGSASEVAGAVRFLAADPAAAYITGQVLQVDGGMVMR, encoded by the coding sequence ATGTCCAGCCCAGCCCCCCTGGCCGGCCAAGTGGCCCTGGTTACAGGAGCCAGCCGGGGTATCGGTCGCGCCATCGCCCTTGATCTGGCAGCCGCCGGCGCCCAAGTAGTGGTGAATTACGCCAGCTCCCCCGACGCCGCCGAAGCGGTCGTGGCTGAGATCACTGCTGCCGGGGGCGAAGCCTGGAGCCATCGGGCCGATGTAGCCGATGAAGAGCAGGTCGACGCCATGGTCAAAGCGGTGCTTGATAAGGGCGGCCGGCTCGACGTGTTGGTTAACAACGCCGGCATCACCCGCGACGGTCTGCTGATGCGGATGAAAACCGCCGACTGGCAGAGCGTGATCAACCTCAATCTCACCGGCGTTTTTCTGTGCACCCGCGCTGTGAGCCGGGCCATGCTCAAGGCCCGCAGCGGCCGCATCATCAACATCACCTCAGTGGTGGCCCTGATGGGCAATCCAGGCCAGGCCAACTACAGCGCCGCCAAGGCCGGGGTGATCGGCCTCACCCGCAGCAATGCGGCTGAATTTGCAGCCCGGGGGGTCACGGTCAATGCTGTTGCCCCAGGATTCATCGAGAGCGACATGACCGCCGAACTCGACAAAGAACCGATCCTGGCTGCGATTCCCCTGGGGAGGATGGGCAGCGCCAGCGAAGTAGCCGGTGCAGTGCGCTTTCTGGCCGCCGACCCGGCTGCTGCCTACATCACCGGCCAGGTGCTGCAGGTGGATGGCGGCATGGTGATGCGTTAA